Sequence from the Esox lucius isolate fEsoLuc1 chromosome 6, fEsoLuc1.pri, whole genome shotgun sequence genome:
ttttaaaCAACCAACTACCAAAGGAGCCTTAATCCCACGCACACGCTGAATGCACACGAGTGTGCACGCACAGACGCAGAGTGCGCTCACTCAAACATGCGCCCTTGGTCTGGCTCCCTCCCACACCCCACCCccaacatgcacacacgcacactccctCACCTAGACGGAGCAATACACACCAGGGgatcatgtctgtctgtctgaatctACAGCGATAATGTACAGTTTATATTAGGTTACAGCAGAACGTACCACGAGCTGTGTgcgcacatacatacatacgtgtgtgtgtgtgtgtgtgtgtgtgtgtgtgtgcgctatAGCGCGGTGCCCTGTGAGAAGCCCAGGAACATTTGTCCTGGTTTCAGGGCATTAACCTGGCCggccaggaggagaggagggaagtCGTTTCTAAAGAAAACATCAGGAGGCACTCCATCATCTTGTTCACATTGGCTTTTCACTGTTTGTTCCAGGAAATGAACAGTTAGGATAGTTTGACCAGAGGCTGTTCTTGACTCTCATAGTGGAGTGCCCAGTCTCTCTGACCCTCATTTAGAATAGTGCCTTTAACTCTAGTCCTCCCAGTGGAATACCTCGCTTCTGACTCAAACCCTCATCTGATACCTCTGCCTCAGACAGTGAACACGCATATTAGTTAGATACATGCCGTGAGAAGCCTGTCTCCTGAACATGGGAGGGAGCCAACCTGTCTGCGCAGTGACAGTTGAATGTGATACTCTCACGGAGTGTAACGAAGTGCCCTCAAAGCAACATGGCAACCGCATAGATCTGTTCACCCTGTGGTTACGTCACCTTGGTAATCAGCCCGTGGGCGGGTTAGGTGTTTACCTTTCATCTAGCCAGCGCCCTGCGAGCTCTGTTTGTTTGCTGCTATTCCCGGTGAGTTTGTTAGGGATTTGTAAGTTGGTTTGGATCGGAGGCGTGGATAGAGTGGGAGGGTGTTATAAAGGTGTCTCGTCATGAAGCCTGCTTGGAGCCTGGAGAAGCGGATGTCTGACAGATACTTAGGATGAAGTTGTAAACGTCGAGTGATGGATAGTGTTTGCTAAGTGCTGATGAAGTGGGCACAAGAGGCTGTCCCACTTTTCCTCCCTGTGCTCAAATAAATTTGTCGCGGTCTCCTGCTTGGACGCCTTTCTGCCGGGCTACGGTGCACGTTTGCCCCAGTGTTAACCCCATGTCTTCCAGTATCTGGTTGTCTACTTTCTGGTCAAAAGGGACGCGGAACCTTTATTCGATCTTATCTCTGGTCTGTCGCTCGAGATCAACGGCGATGGCTTGCAACCTTCACTTCTGTCTAGCTGTTAAAATACTTCAGAGCTTTTAAAACAAATCCTGGCCCATATAATCAACTGGTATTGGGTTAGGCAGTGCTATTGCCCTAAAGAGGTTTCTGGAGGATTAGTGAGATCCTGACCCCAAACTAGGCACCTTCCCTGGGTGGAGGAGACCACTTACCTTCCTCTACCTCCTGGAGGAACTGTGACTGCTCTTGCTGAAGCTTCACCGCTGAAAGACCCCCTCCGTACTATTTGCTAGAGCTAGTGATAATCGGAGAGAAATGGacaatgagggagggaggggaggttcTGAAACAGAAAAGCGGGCGACATCGGCTTTGCCCCTGTAGAGAGACACAAGGCCATGTTAGAACCTGACACTGGGAGATGCAAAGTGCACCTCCAGGCCTTTAACTCCCTCCAGCTCTGTTCCCCCTTCTTAAACTAGTGAAAAGCAAAACTAAAATGGTCaaaatgtacttatttttttctggttgTTGATGTTAGTGTTCTAGAGCTTTGTTGATCAGTGGCTCCCAGACATCTCACCTGTACTGGGCGATGGGTCCCGTGACCTCTCACCTGTACTGGGCGATGGGTCCCATGACCTCTCACCTGTACTGGGCGATGGGTCCCATGACCTCTCAACCGTACAGGGCGATGGGTCCTATTATGTTTGTGATCTCCTAATAAACCAGACCATGTGTTAGGAACAGTCTAACATACGcattagtgtgtatgtgtgtgtgttgccagaAAACATATCTCCAGTTGGTTGGAGGTTAGGAAAATGCACTGTGTTCTCTCCTCTTTAATCCTCCTGTTCCTTTGGTGGAAGAAGGTGTTAGAGTTGAGTGTTGGCTGATAAATAAATCTGTTTGGTGGCTAGTCACCCTCCTCCGGTAGTTAGGGGGAACCGCACGGCTTGTTGGCAGGCGAGAGGGTGGTTGTGGGTAGATTGAGTGTCAGGCTATCAGTTAAAACTTCCAACCCCAGAGATGAAACTACAATTAAAATCTGTGAAAAGGAGGCGTCTCATTTTCCCCCTCCTGCCCCTTACACACGCATTCACGCGCAGACTTTGAGACATTCTGTCCCTCTACTTTCATTCTCGACCCTGACCGATTATTCAGCATATTCTGCTTAATGATATCCTGTTTAAGTTTACAGACAAGCAGCTGAGACAGGGAAGAGGAGACtatggggggaggggaggggagacaggAGTGTGAAGCCTTGGTGGTAATAGTAGGACAACTCTCACCATACTGTGTGTCCCATACCTCAATGTCCGTCTCTCAcccgtttctctgtctgtcagggtcTCAcccgtttctctgtctctcggtCTCTGACCTGTTTTTCTGTCGGTCTGTCGGTCTCTCCACTGTCCTGTGTGCATCGCATGTCTGTAGTCCCGTTGCTAGTGTCTTTGTGTAGAAAGCCCCCTGGTGTGATCCctgctgtaataaaatgtgtaGGAAGTCTGGTGAAACGGAGCCAAGCTCGACCTTCATTAGCCGCTGTGCTTTTTGTCACTGTGACAAAAACATGCCACTCTATTTTTAGCCGATTTTTGGGAGTGAATAAGCCTTTACTCAATCAACATAAAACTGggaaaatgttgcattttaCACAGGCAAGTAATACATTAGTCATCGTGGAGATGACGGATGCTAAAAAAAGGCTTGCTAGCTTGCTATGTCTGTAGCCAAAGGTTACTTAAACAACTGCTGGACAACTAATTCGAACAGAGGAATAAGACTTCCCATGCTCTTATGACACCACTATCACCCTGTGTTGAGTGGGACTGGGACAGTTAAAGGTGTCCTTTTACTGGAAGGAAACGTCCATCTCCTACCACTGCACACGCATGCGTTTAGATCTACGCATGTTAACTGTAGAGCAGCCTTAAAAGGCGAGGCAGAGAGGCTGTTCGTTTAACAGTACGATGGCCTTGGTGTGGAAGGTTTGCCTGTCCTGGTTTTGTCGACATGCTCTCTGTTGTTGTTAGATAACCAACTGTGATTTAtgaggagggggaaaaaaactgccaAGGAACCAGACGctgaaataaaatgacaaatattttactCCGTAGCTTACTCCCATATATTTGTTTGGCAATTTCTGACAAGGCCAATTCTGATTGATTGAGGTCCGGGGCATATATGTCCAAAAGCCTGGGGAGGAGGTGTTTCTGTGGGGTTCATGTCTCTGAAAGGTGGCTGTTGACCTCCGTAGGACGTCCTATGACTGTCAGTGTCGACGCATCACGCAGGCTCTGTTAAGGGTGCTGGCTCTGTTAAGGGTGCTTAAACCGCTTGTGACCTGCACATGTTTGGATCATTCACCGTCTCGGGAGCCCGTGGCGGTGTCGGTTGGTgagaggctggctggctgaaaGAGCTGGTACCGGGAGAGCATTAGGCAGAGATTAGTGGTGTTTGTGGTGCGCCGTGGCGTGCCACCCCCGGCCCCCCAGCGGCGTGGTGCTCCGGTGGCAGCCGACCGTAACCTCTGGTGCCAGGGATCAGAACCGTGCTGGGCGGACCGGGTGTGTTACAGCCCTGCTGAAGGGGTGGCCGCCGTGGGGCGCAACCATGTGCTGGCTTCGGTACCGCAGCGGCACCGGCCTCGATTAGAGAGCTTTGCAGTTAACTTCCGAAACAGTAGGTACCTACCCCGTGGTCCCGTTGagtgacaacattttattttcaaccgTTCCGCGCGCTACCTCCAAAATGGTCAGAGAAGAACCAGAAGACATTTCCTGTCTGGAAAGTTCctaagtgttgtttttttaccaaGTGCTCATGAGTGAAATCTGCCTCTTAAGCAGGAGGTTCGTAGAGGTCTTATAACAAATGTGTTCTGCTGATCCATGGTCCACGTGGCTCACAGGTCGCCACAACCAGCTGCATCGCGTTACCTCTAAAGATGgttgatttaagaaaaattggAGCAATTTAATGGGTGAGTCCATTTATAAAGGCGCTGAATTGACCTTGTTCCTCGAGGAAAACCCATATTTGATAAGTATCCAAACTCTGTTTGCGCCACGGCGCATCACAACCACCCCATTAGACATTAGAGTCTTTGCAGATCTAgagttttgtttttccttcaaTACCTCGCCTCAGAGGGGAGGCCACTAGAGATGAGGACAGACATCGCCGTGATGAGGCCTGTGGCCAGGGCTGAGGGTGGGCTTGGACCTGCCATGGTGATACAAGGTCTCCAGACCGTGTGATCGTGTACTTTGGGGGGGAGCCTGGACTAGACTGTGACccagcattttgtttttgtttgtttcaccaGACTAAAGAAGGCAGAGGAGTGTTTCCGACAAGCCAAGGAAAAAGCTACCTACAGTGTGAAACCCAAGCATGCATCGGggattgtaaattattttcctTCAACTTTTCATTCTCTTACTTGTGATGAACTTCAGAATATCGGTGGATGCTTTTCACATTGCCTTTGTCTAAATGTTTCAATTTGTATTTCACAGAAAGCCAAGCTGGGCATGAAGATATGAGACTGTTGTTTTCCTGAATTCCTcgccaggagagagagagagaacgtgaTGTAATGGTTGGTGAACAACAAAGCCAAGTTGGAGAGCATGTGTTGCTGCAGACAAAGCACTAAGgcttaaaaactaaaacaatatgCCTCATAATAGGCAAACTTTTTGAaatagggcactacttttgacctggaTCTGTAGGGCTCTGGTTGAAAGTAGGCCACTATTTCAGAGACAGGGTTCCATTTGGGGCGTTgaagacatttcacattttaccCCAAACAAGAGTCAGCCTCCTGTTGGCTAGCCTGCTCTGTGAATCTGCTTGCTCAACAGTCTTCTACCATATATCACCCCCCCCCGCCTCAATATCCCATCACGAAGAGGAGAGAAATGTCAATGGGTCAAAGGTTATGTGATGTCATCACCTCACTGGAACTTCTACCAGTGATTGGTCAAAGGAGTTGTCTATGATCAGCCTAGAAATAGAGCATTAAGAATGGTCTTTCCCATGTCCAAACATGTTTATATGGCGAGGAATACCCTGTCTATGCTCCAAGGAGAAAACCGAGCTGTCCTTTGTCTTCATTGCATGTGCAGTTTCAAGGCCTGCGATCATGACACACCTCACCTCTTGCAGTATTCCAGCGCATTACAACACGTGTTTTACAAAGCAATATCACTTGAGGCACATGGGAGACGTGAGAAGACCGCGTGATTGGTGTCGGCTCTGCGACAGGCGTGGTTTGTGAACAGCCGGGGACAACACGGCCCGCCCTATTCCCATGTCAGTCGCGTTGAACTATGAAGGGAACGGTATGCCGTTTGGGGCGCTGTGCCTGTGAGGACGGCCGGCTACAGTACCATCAACATGTTGTCAACGGGGaatagtgttgttgttgttgttcagtCACTCAGATGTTCGTCATAATACATGCCTTTAATCCCAAACTAAAACCACAGTTTTCCCAACAAGcgttttaaattgaaatgtggTGACAAGTTTTTTGGGGGCTGGGTAACGAACGGGGAGATCGTTTTGTTTAGTCCAAGTCTATACTGTATCGGCTTGGATTTTCTTTAATCAACAGAATAACCCCTGTATTTAGATATCCCATGTGAAGCTGAAGCAGATTGCTGCGGAGAAGAGCTTGCTGTGTCCGTGCTGGTCGGTAAAGAGAGAGCACTAAGCTCTGTGGCTCTGTGGTGACTTCTGTTCCGGGGGGATGGGGATCTGGAAGGCGTTCCTAGCTACCTGACGCAACCAGCACTTCAAATACCTAGAGATTTTTGGATAGgccaatagttttttttgtattggccAAAATGAATGCCAATGTGGTATAAATTGTAAATGACTAATTTATTCTGTTTTAACTCGCCTGGAGTATGATGACGTGACACCTCATGTATGTGTGAGGACAGATAATGGGGTTCTGGGAAATGTAGTGTTGGTTTGATAACATGTAATTGGATGAATgtcatcaatcaaatgtttttatttgcattgagCTAAGTCAAAATACTTGACTTGGttagtaaaataatatatttaaaatgctgtTCTATGATTTTAtcatgtaaatgtatgtaaagTAGTATTCAATTCTATATGTAACGTTTGTTAAATTTTTATTTTCCGTCCAAGCGTGTTCAATCATTACGTGATCCTGGAGTTGTCACAAGGTGTGTTATTATTCTCATGTATTTGTATCAAATTGATTGTCATGGAAGCGGCAGTgtgatttatttacattaaaatgattaataaaatgatgaataaaatgctgcattttaTTAGATTTCAAGTGGTTCTCTTCTGGACGTGAGCTTCCTTCAGGAATTGAGTGAACGTAACCAGTCAGTactactgacattttcaaaacacaactcATAACAAACAAGACAAAATTTAATTCAACGTTAGTATAGATTTGgtatataatttatttctgtaaatatatacatttattttgtaatgtacCATGGTATAGATATCCTGTATGATGCTCAGTGAgtctgttaatatttttttatttggacagtgataTACAGCCTTGGGCATGCAGCTGCTCTGATGCTTGACCCAGACACCATGGGTACAGAACCCAAACAAGAGCATGTCCCCTTGAACCCCTCATCTGATTTACAGACCCTGTCCCAAAATCCACCCCTATACTATATATACTTGTGAAGATCTGAGAGGATTGTGTTTACATAAGCCAGCACTGCCCAACCCTCTTACTGGAGGTCTGCCATCCTATAGGTTTTAACTCTACTTTTGGAGGTCTGCCGTCCTGTAGGTTTTATCTTGGTTCCTGGAGATCTGCCGTCCTTTAAGGACTTGCTCTTGTTTAGACAATCAGATCTAAGCCTGGACATTATTCAAGGGAACGCCTGGTAAATTGTGGGCAATATGAAGTATAGCTCTTAACTCATTTACCCCTTTCCTGCACACAAAAAATGCATTTAGGTGAAATGTTGTTGGTATTTGTTCATAGGTTTTGTTGTGGGCAGTACATCTTTTTTGACTACTTCAGGGATTTGAATTCACTGATGCCCAGATAGAGTGACACCACTGTCTAGCTGTCACTTGAGCCCCTATAAGAGAATTGAACACCTTTTACACATTAAATATAGTTTGGAGCAACAAAAGAGCTAGATTTACCAAGAAGTAtcaacatataaaaaaaaaaaaaaaagcctctgGTTTCACCTGGGGATAGAAATAGGGGATGATTTTTAGGAAATGTCCTCAAACCTTGGGTCTACAGACAGGCATAAGAAAAACTTGGCTTGCCGTTGATGACAATAAGAATAGACTTTGAAATGGGTGGCGTCGGCCCATTCTGACATTTGGGACGTTCCCTGGCCCACAGTACATTTTGTTAGTGAAGTTGCCTTTGTTACTCGTGTCGCTGAGAATTTGGCGACTATTCAACAACCCTGTAGCAGTCTCCTGTGGAACAGCCCAGCCTACAGCTTGGTGATGAGCAGGTAGTGTTCTCTAAGGCTACAGCTGTGTGGTTGATTTCTAAGCAGCTAGGATTCGGTACAGGGCGGGTGAGGTGGGTCTGAGATTGGCTGAAATGGCAGTCCTCGGGCTGTGTCGAGTCACGCGCACTTATTGGCGTTCCTCCGTTTGTAGGGGGGCCATACGTCGTGTTTCAACTAGGCCCCCGATGAAGTCATTCTGTGAGTTGTCACCCTACTGTAACTCTACTCTCATGAATCAGCCTCTCACAAGGCGAAAAGGAATGTCTGTATGTTGGGACTGTACAAGATAAACAGTGATTCAAGATGACGCCAGAGGCAAGTGTCACTGTCTGCCGGAGTCACTGACGGAGACCGATATACAGCGACACTGTTTGACCCTTTGGATCTTTCGGTGCCGAAAGGGAGGCTGAAGGTCAGGACAGTCCAGCTCCACGGTCAGCGTGGTGAACCTCTGCGGCCGGCAGAAAGCACAGGACTGGAATGATTCTTGCTCTTTCTTAACGTGCCGTGGGATGTAGAAGGAGTTACACTGGCCGTAGCAGAACCGGTTGATGACCGTACGGCTCAGGCACCCCTCCTCGCTGACCGTCTGCCGGAGGGGTTGGGTTTTGCACCAGTCGCTCTTCAGGTACTTCCTCTCTGTGACGACCAGAGCTTCCTGGCTGGAGGCCAGCACTTCCTGTTTGCGGGCGCGTCGGTCGGAGGTGTTGCCATTCCCTTTGAATGGGGAGGGGATGGAGCCCTGGGGGCGGGTCTTGCGAGTGTCACCGCCCACTGCACACAGGACGCCTGCAAGCAGGAGCGATAACACAAACTGTCTGTACAtcctgagagggggagagagagacaggtgaacATCAGACAACCTGGAGATTTTGGCTTTTATTAGCCTTCAATAAAACATTGATTACCAGGTTTTTGGGACACTGTCTGGGGATAGGAGAACTCTCTGGGTTGGGGAACATCTTTGGGAGTAGGGGCTGGGGAAAGTGTCTAGGCGTAGAATAGGTGTCTGGGCTGGGGAACATGTTTGGGAGTAGGGGAGGTGTCTAGGCTGGGGGAATTGTGTAGGGCTACGCGGGCAGTATCTGCTAAAGGATGTGCTTAGGGCTTTAGGGGCATAGTGTCTGTAAATATCTCTAGGCCTGAAGGATCTGTAGGTGACCTCTTTAGGACCATATATAAAGTGCACGGTAACTAAAAACAGAACACATCTTATACTATAACTACAGACAGTACAGAAAGACTTCTGGTAAATCGTATATCGTTTGAGTGGCTatatcattttttaaataactaatcTCAATGTTGACCCTAACTATTTTCATACGTTAGATCCGTATTTCTTTCAGCTAGTCTG
This genomic interval carries:
- the grem2b gene encoding gremlin-2b → MYRQFVLSLLLAGVLCAVGGDTRKTRPQGSIPSPFKGNGNTSDRRARKQEVLASSQEALVVTERKYLKSDWCKTQPLRQTVSEEGCLSRTVINRFCYGQCNSFYIPRHVKKEQESFQSCAFCRPQRFTTLTVELDCPDLQPPFRHRKIQRVKQCRCISVSVSDSGRQ